In Borrelia hispanica CRI, the sequence CAATAATTAATAATTAACTTATTAATTCAACAACTATAGACCTCTTCATATCTTCAATCACTATACAAAATCTCTAAAAAATATTAGGTTAGCTAATTTAATGAGAAAATATCAACTTTAAAACAAAAATAAAAAATAACAAAAATATAACAGGAGAAATTTTGATACCTTCTTTGGTGATCAAACCATATAACACACTTATAATCACATAAAAAATTATCCCTATTCCTATACCCACAGCTATACTATAAGTTAGAGGAATTAAAAATAATATTAAAAAACTTGGAATAGCTTCTCTAATATTTGTAAAATCAATATCTCTTATTTCCTTGCACATAAAAAATCCCACATATATTAAAGCAGCTGATGTAGCACTAGTAGGAACAGCAACAAACAAAGGTGCAAAAAATATCGACAATATAAATAAAGTACCTGTAACAACTGACGCAAATCCTGTTTTGCCTCCCTCTGCTATGCCTGTTGAACTTTCAATATAGGTAGTCACAGGAGATACTCCTAACAAAGCTCCAAAAGTTGTAGCAATAGCATCAACTAATAATATTTTATTAGCATTACGTATCTTTCCTCGACTATCAATCAAATTACCCTTTGATGCAACTCCTACCAAGGTCCCAACAGTATCAAATAAATCATTAAATAATAAAATAAATATTATAAAAACAAAATTCCAAAAATTTTTGCCCAACACATATGCAAAACTCAATTTATTAAATATAGGTGCAACTGATTCATATCTTAAAAAACCATCTGGCAACTTAATACCCATATTTAAAGCAGCATTCCTATCAAAAAGAGCATAACACCATGCTATGGCAGTGGTCATACAAATTGATAATAATATGCTCCCTTTAACCATTTTGAGTTCAAAAACAAATATAGCAATAATACCTAACAATGTAAGTAAAACCTTAAAATTCATAATATGACCAAGTCCAACCAACGTAGACTCATTCTTAACAATGATCTCACTATTAACGAAACCAATAAATGCAATAAACAAACCTATACCAACAGTAATCGCACACCTTAAATTCCCTGGTATAGCATTTACAATCTCTTCACGCATCCCTGACAGAGATAAAACAATGAAAATAATACCCTCAATAAAAACTGCTCCCAAAGCTATTTCCCAAGGTATATTCATTCCTTTTACAACAGAAAACGCAAAAAATGCATTAATACCCATCCCCGATGCCAATGCTAAAGGAGTATTTGTATAAAATCCCATAAAAATGGTAGCAAATCCAGCCGTTAAACATGTAGCCGTTACCAATGCTCCTATAGGCATCCCCGCATGCGAGAGTATATAAGGATTAACAACTATTATATATGCCATACTTAAAAACGTTGTAATTCCAGCTATAATTTCTGTTTGATAATCAATACTATTATTTTTAATCTGCGATATTAATGTTTCATTATGTTCACTCAAAATAAACTCCTCCCAAACATTTTAGTTGCATCAAAAATTAAAACTAATATCATTATACCCTTATATTAATACTATAATCAAAAAAATAAAAAATCACTCTATACAAATATCTCAAATAATTTTATTATTTTGCAATAACAAATCTTCACTATTAGAATTAGTAGAAAAAATAATAGTCTTAAGTACTTGGCCAGCACTATTTATAATAAAAAACTTTTTCCTTCTAACAAGCTCTAAATACACTTTTAGAGACACATCCTTGCCAACACTAAAAAAAGTCTGAATATACTCGCTACCAATTCTTTTATATCTCCTAAATAAAAACAAAGCTACTATATCATTGTCACACCTTAAAAACAATGGTTCCTTATATCTTAAATGAAACTTTCCAGAAATAGTAAAATAATGCCTTAAAGAAATCTTATTATCCCCAAATATTAATCTAATATATTTTGAATTTTTACTTAACCCTTCGACACCCTTAAAATCAATAGTCTTACAAGAAAACATTAAAAAAACAAAATGTAATAAAACAAAATATTTAATAAACTTTATCATTAAACGACTACGGACTTTTATATACCAACATAATTTATTATAAAATATTATTCTCAAGAGCATACTTCAGAGTATTTCTACTACTCTCAAAATCAACATCAATAAATTTGGCATCATATTTAAGAGTCTCACGAGTCCACACTTGATAAGAATGCTCATCTAAAACAAAAGATAAACTTTTATGAGGATTAAGAGCCCTTAAGATTAAATCAGAATTACCTCTATCAATATTAACATATAAAAATCTAAATCTCCCAATACTTACAACTTTAGAAATATTAACATTACCAATATAGTTATCATCTTTTATTAATTTTAAATAATCACCATTAAAATCCGACTTTAAGTCCAAATTCAACACTATATTCAAGAACACAGAAAAACTATTAGTTAACTTATCTCTTTTGATATAAATTTGACTGTTTGGATAAAAATAAAGAAAATAATTTGCCCTCTCTATCGTATCAAATTTTTTATCTAAAATCTCATGTACACTTAAAGTTCTACATGAAAAAAAAAACAAAACAAATAAGAAAAAACTATATCTCATAATTAAATTATATTATACAATATGAAAAGGAGAATGTTTATATTGAATGAAATCCAATAATTTTAGCTCATATATTAAAACACCTTATATTTATTCTGATTATATAATCTCAAAATATGCTGTATTGCTTATCCCCGTCCCTATCATCAAAATTGCAATAGGAGAAGGACTTAAGGTATTTGAAATTACATTTGAAGAAAAATATAAAAATTTTTCTGGATATATTAAGCCAAATAAAAAAGCTATATATATAAATGAAACAATGAACTTAACAAATAAAAGATTTGCAATAGCACAGCAACTGGGCCACTATTTAATGCATAAATACCAAGTTTTCAATCCATCAAAAAGAACAGATATAATCAATACTAAAGATAATAATATGACAATAGAAGCTAACATATTTGCAACAAATTTATTAATTCCAACTACCACCCTAAAACTAAAAGTACCACAATATAAATCAATAAGATATCCACAAAAAATAATGGCAAAAGAATTTCAAGTATCCGAAAATATCATACACTTTAAATTAAGCATGCTCAATGAAATCCATAAAATTGAAAAAGAAAACAAAATACAAAAAAAATTAAAAACCAAACAAATAGATAGAACAAAAGCTAAAGATTTGTTACTACAAAACATAGACAAATTAAAAAAATCAATAGCAATAGACCTAGAAAAAAGAGAAATCACAAGAAAAGCAAACATAAAAAAAATCTTTGAAGAATTAGAATAAATAATCATTAATTATTGAATGGAAAAAATCTCAAGCATATTTTCTAATTTACGTTTAGCAACAAATAAAGATTTTTTATCTTGAATAAGCATATCTAAAAAATTTTTCTTAATCACAACCCAAGACTTGTTACCTATATTTGTCCTATAAAAAGGAACATTTATCCTTAAAGGAAATTTCTCTTTAATATTATGTTTATCAAAATACTTCAAAATTTCTGACTTAAAAGATGAACCCTGCACCATACTATACGCTACAATAATTTTATATAATTTCTTATTATACAAATAAAGCTTTTTAATATATTCAATGTTATTATTATAGCTAGACTCAGAAACAGAAACAAAACCCTCTTGTTCTCCTTTTATAAACTCAAAGTTATTATTGTATAAATCATTTAAAACTGCATATTTTTTAAGATCAATATCCGAAATCCTTAGTTCAGGATATGCCATCAACTCCTTTAAAGTCAACAAACTAAAATCATCATTACTGTCAAATTCATCCAATAAAACTGTATAACAACTTAAAAAAAACAAAAAGATAAAAAAAATATAAAAATTTAAAAATACACGCATATAACAACTCGATTATACTTTTTCATCAAAACAAAGTAAATAAAATAACTTTGTTTTGATATAATAATGTATGAAAATCAATCTAAAGGAACTTAAATGAGCTATTACACATTAAGTAATATATCTCTATATGTTGGATATATTATTATAGGAATTACATCATTTACTATTTTTAACACAAATTTAAGAATTAAAATCAAAAATAAAATGAAAAAACTAAATTTTTTATATTATATGATCTTATTTATTTTTTTTATAATCGCTACTAATTTATCTCATTATTTCTCAGAAAAACAATTACTAGAAGATTTTCAAGAATTTAAAAAGGATTTTTTTGAAATACACCAAATCAATGAAACATTTTTAAAAAAATACATTTTACCATTAAAAGAACCAATCAAAATGGAATTAATGTCAAAATTAACTCCAATAAATACAATATTCAATGCTAGTATTGAAAAATATTCACAAAAAATCAATAAAACACCAACTGATATCAAAAAAAACTATGATGCATATATTAAAGCAATAAATACAGAAATTAAAAATAAAATTTTTCAATTAGAAAGAGA encodes:
- a CDS encoding NCS2 family permease, which gives rise to MSEHNETLISQIKNNSIDYQTEIIAGITTFLSMAYIIVVNPYILSHAGMPIGALVTATCLTAGFATIFMGFYTNTPLALASGMGINAFFAFSVVKGMNIPWEIALGAVFIEGIIFIVLSLSGMREEIVNAIPGNLRCAITVGIGLFIAFIGFVNSEIIVKNESTLVGLGHIMNFKVLLTLLGIIAIFVFELKMVKGSILLSICMTTAIAWCYALFDRNAALNMGIKLPDGFLRYESVAPIFNKLSFAYVLGKNFWNFVFIIFILLFNDLFDTVGTLVGVASKGNLIDSRGKIRNANKILLVDAIATTFGALLGVSPVTTYIESSTGIAEGGKTGFASVVTGTLFILSIFFAPLFVAVPTSATSAALIYVGFFMCKEIRDIDFTNIREAIPSFLILFLIPLTYSIAVGIGIGIIFYVIISVLYGLITKEGIKISPVIFLLFFIFVLKLIFSH
- a CDS encoding ImmA/IrrE family metallo-endopeptidase; this encodes MKSNNFSSYIKTPYIYSDYIISKYAVLLIPVPIIKIAIGEGLKVFEITFEEKYKNFSGYIKPNKKAIYINETMNLTNKRFAIAQQLGHYLMHKYQVFNPSKRTDIINTKDNNMTIEANIFATNLLIPTTTLKLKVPQYKSIRYPQKIMAKEFQVSENIIHFKLSMLNEIHKIEKENKIQKKLKTKQIDRTKAKDLLLQNIDKLKKSIAIDLEKREITRKANIKKIFEELE